From the genome of Papilio machaon chromosome 1, ilPapMach1.1, whole genome shotgun sequence:
CATGGTGCTGGACGACGTAAGTGGTTTTGATTCTCTAAGTAAActatttttgatgtgaaacatctataggattacttgtaaaccgaattgttggcgtggcgacgggtcgccacgctattctaaggtatacatatataaatttaatgtgtagtagagtgtacggtgtggcgacgggtcgccacgctatactgaggtatacattattattatcatcattatttttatcattatgtatcattgtcattattattattattttattattattccacatatttatttcttttttaattttatatatttttcttaataaaatcttaaacaatattaaaaaaaatataaaaaatctggaTACGTCGGCAGCGGAGCCTTGGGCCCAAGCTACCGGCGGTTAGGCCTCCAGAGACAGAAACCTCCTCACAATGCGTGCCGTGCTCAGGAGTACCGCCTTCTGTGCCTGGCCCTTCACCCACTTACCGAGCGAGAGCCTCTCTAGGTGGTGATCGAGGCTCTTCGCGATTAATCCATTCACGGACAGCACTATCGGTACGATAATTGTTGACTCCATATGCCACATGGCTGTAATCTCGTGCGCGAGatccaaatattttgacatcttGTCTGTCTCTGCCTTCACGAGATTACAGTCATGGGGAATACTTACGTCAACAATTATCGTACGTCTCGCAGATCGATCTATTATCACGATATCAGGCTTATTGGCTACAATAGTCCTGTCCGTGATAATAGATCGATCCCAGTAGAGCGTGATATGACCATCATCGAGAACTGGCTCCGGTGTGTATTTGTAGTACGGCACCTCCGAAGCGATTAGACCATACTTAAGAGCAAGTTGTTGATGGATTATTCTGGCTACTAGGTTGTGTCTGTGCAAGTACTCGGAGTTAGCAAGGCGAGAACAACCGGAAGTGACATGTCTGAGGGACTCGCCAGGGCAGTGGCACAAACGACAGACATCTAGCGTGCCGTCCCTCATAATGTACTTCCGGTAGTTGTTTGTCTTGATAACTTCGTCCATAATTGCACAGACAAAGCCCTCGGTCTCCCCAAAGAGGTCACCGAAACGTAGCCAGTTCACAGAGGCAGGCAGGTCTACATCAGGCCCATGCAGAGCCCGATAAAACCTGCCGTGTAACTCCTTGCTCTTCCATATATCTAAACGCTCGGAGGTGCTCAACACTGGGTGTTTACGCCAGTTCTCGTTATTAAGAGAGAGCGGGGTGAGCCCCTTATCTACTGACACCACATCTCGATGTATCCCCTCATCGATTTTCAGGAAATACTCCCGTAGATTGTATACCTCACGGTTATGCATGTCCTTAGCATTGAGGAGGCCTCGGCCACCACATTTCCGTGGGATATACAATCTCATAACCGATGATCGTGGGTGATGCATCCGATGTGTGGTCAGCATGCAACGGACCCTTCGATCCAAGATCGGTATTTGGTTGAAGGACCTGAAACAGAGACAACATCCTACCACGATACGCTGTGAGGTTTGTTTCCACCTCTGTTGCCTGGTAATACGCGCGCATGACACTCTCGTTTAGTTCTGAAGTCCATCTCATGCGGCGCACTACACCACCGGTAGCGGGGGCCGGGTGCGGGATGCGTCCCGCAGGCCCCAAGCGTGCCGACGGTGGCCGACCACGGCCCCGCACAGGTCTTCGTGGCGGGGTGGACGGCGCTGGCTCCTCCTCACTAGCGGTCGGGGACTCATCTTCTTCCGACGTTGATGGTATTAGGCCCAGCGAGGTGAGCGCAGCAGGTCTTAGGCGTGCGCATCTCCGACGCGGCTCAATTTTGTCCTCTGAATTATGGTTCCTGTATCTTCATTCTATggttttttgttgtaaatattgatatattattCTCTTTTGACATGTTATGTGTCATACATATGATTCggtttttacaagtttttgaTGTTGCACGCTTTTAGTATTGCTTTATATAGTTCCCAAATGATTTAAAtcctttttgaaaatattcctGTATTTGTTTTCCggtatattgtatttaaatctaattttttaattttacattaaaaattcagtGACATTTTTCGGTGACGGCCGctgtcattattattatcatattccttattcatttattatcttattatttatataatacattttataaaaaaaaaaaaaaaaaattaacaaaatatattatataaaaaatagtataccaccggctgcggaatcccattactcaaacaaccagtggtcagggctacagagacaggaacctcctaACTATGCgtgcggtttctaaaataactgccttttgtatcaggcccttaatccaactgtttagcgagagcttcttaagatgttggtCGAAGCTCTTCGCTATCAGTCCATTCACCGATACGACTATCGGAATAATGGTAGTCGATTTCATACGCCACATGGCGGTAATCTCGTGAGCCAAGTCtaagtattttagtaatttttctttttcagcttTCACGAGATTCTCGTCATGTGGAATAGTGACATCGACTAACATTACACAACCCTCAGACCGgtctattattactatatcgGGTCTATTGGCAGTAATAGTCCTATCTGTAATAATAGATCGATCCCAGTAGAGCGTGATATAGCTATTTTCCAGAACAGGAGAAGGTTGGTATTGGTAATAAGGTACCTCAGTATCCACAAGAGCATATTTAAGGGCAAGTTGCTGATGGATAATCTTGGCCACTTGGTTGTGTCTATGCAAGTATGCACCGTCCGCAAGTCGAGAACAACCGGAAACGATATGTCTAATAGACTCACCGGGACGACGACATGCCCGACAAATGTCAATCGTACCATcctttagaatatgttttcggTAGTTGTTCGTTACGATGACTTCGTCCATGATTGCAAAGACAAAACCTTCAGTTTCCCCAAAGAGGTTGCTGAAGCGCAGCCAAGCCACGGAGGATAATTGGTCCACATCAGGCCCTGTTAAGGCGCGATGGAACCTACCGTGTAACTCCTTGCTCTTCCATACACTAATGCGGTCTGAGACACTTAGTACCGGTAACCTTCGCCAATTCGTGGTAGCCAAGGAAAGCGGCGTGACTCCTTTGTCCATTGCTACAACATCTTGATACATTCCCACGTTCACCTTAAGGAAATATTCCCTAAGATTGTACACCTCGCGGTTATGCAGGGTCTTGGCATTTAAATAGCCACGACCCCCATGTTTCCGCGGGATGTATAACCTCATTACAGACGAACGTGGATGATGCATCCGGTATGCTGTAAGCAATCGACGAACTTTTCTATccaattatcattattattattatcattattatttattattcttattcatttattatcttattatttatataatacattttataataaaaaaaaaattaacaaaatatattatataaaaaatagtataccaccggctgcggaatcccattactcaaacaaccagtggtgagggctacagagacaggaacctcctaACTATGCgtgcggtttctaaaataactgccttttgtatcaggcccttaatccaactgtttagcgagagcttcttaagatgttggtCGAAGCTCTTCGCTATCAGTCCATTCACCGATACGACTATCGGAATAATGGTAGTCGATTTCATACGCCACATGGCGGTAATCTCGTGAGCCAAGTCtaagtattttagtaatttttctttttctcattattattatcattattataattattaccattattatcataaatatcattattattatttatttaattataatactttatattttatgcatattacttgtacacacacgatgtttcacatctggcAGGcatcccatgacggctcacaagtttttttttgttctgatttacaaaaaatctaataagaGTCAGATTGAAAACATTCTTATGGCAAAGgtttcatattgttttttgttctttttacatatattaaaataaatttagtttatcataattgttatttgatataattatattgtttaacaaatatgcaaatacagaagaaagttaattttatataaaattttccttttaggactcaaatgtttaaaaataatattgaatgatAGTAACAGAAAATTGGAAGCTGAATGTGAAAAACAACTATCAAGCCGTTTGGAAATGTACAGATATGTTGCAGTAAGTTTATTTTGCTACAAGTTGTCGACTGCAACTCCGTCcgttaaaaaaacgttatttgtagctatgctctacatctatgtcaaatttcatcaagatccgttaagctgttcctgaaataccttctaacaaacatccattcaaacattagcatttataatattagtaagatattaactgtgtaaattattttccagGCAAATCATGCAGAAAATTTAGGAGACATATACAATGAACTCTCATCATCACCGTCAAAGAAATACTTTCTAGTTGTGGGTATTTCAGTTGTTGGactaattttcatatttgGTTTATATTGTGGTCGTATGACAAAGCATGCAATGtatgttaaaagaaaataatccaATTGTGAATCatgtattattacaataaacaaatatttttacttttgatttcatttttttattcattaaattcagatatttcatcaaaatccatcTCTTCAAAAgtattagttttttcttttttaactatCTTTGTTTCTTTCTTAATTTCTACCTTATTGCCAACATTAAGAAGTTTCTGACTTTCCTCAAAATATTGATTCGGATGATTAATTCCCAGACCAAGATCAGTGTTGTGAGCtgcatcaaaatatttactgcAAGCTATTTGATAATGCCCCTTCTTTGCCATCTCTACTATATCATTCAGAGCTGAAagcaaaaacatgtaaaaactttcatcattaaatattttattacattacacCTAAAGCCttataatgtatgtattttattggtACTAACAATAGTGCTAAATGACAGTTACCTTGATTTTCTATTCCATAGCCTTTAAgcctattttttaaattgctcgGATCACAGTGTCTATATGGACATCCATGACAATCCCCTGGaccaacattattattaataatttttaaacagttaAAAGCAGAGTAGTTCCTCTTGCTACCTTCTTTACCGTAGttatatcttatattataTGCATACTGCTTTTCAAACTTGTCCAATTccattatttttgtgaattcATCTCTCCAGAATCTTAATGAGTCTTCAAGAGTTACCCCGattccttttaaaaatagtccATACTGTAACCTGCCACTATGTTTTAAGTGATGACTTAGTCTTAACTGCTCATGAAGTTGTCTCATACACATAGGAAATGATTTAACTGCGAGAGAATCTAAGGATTCAATTGGGATTGTCACTTTTGTTTCGCTGTAGTCATTTCCGGAATAAGATTGGTGAAGTCCTTTAAGCAAACCAACAAGCCTCTCATCCTGTTCAATTTCTCCCAGATGATGATAAGCAATGGCTAAACTTTGTTTCAAGTGTATCCTGTACTGTgctgacaaaacagaaataaaatctttatcaGGTATGTATGCATATCCACCTTGTATATAAACTTTTCGTGCTTTTACCAGATCAAGaacttcataaaatttaaccttATAAAATTTCAGGGAATCAATCTTTTGGTGCATTGTGGATTCTCTTAAGTACGGCATTAATTCGTTTTTTTCTTCATCTGAAATACTAGTGTAgcataattgatttattttaaaaaattcttcaaCAGCTTTAGGCGACATTGTCATAAATCGCATTTTGAATAATTCTAACTCTCTCGCAACAAACCATCTGCGCAATTCTTCCGTTCTACAATAAGCCAATCTAAGGATAAAATGCCCAATGTGATCTTTACGCCTCGCGAGTAAATCGCTTTCATTGGTTCCACAACCTGACATGTCACATAAATTagcgtaatattttaaaccctGCGTCCTTAGTTCATTTATGATGAAATCTTTCCACTCATCTGAATATACTCGTAAGCCTTTTAGAGTTGTGGCAGTCGCCAGACATCTTAATAAAGTTAGCCTTTCTAAAGCCAAAGTTTCAAATTCCTGCAGTCTTATGTCTTCTACGGGAggaattttatacatttgtagGTCATGTGGGTAACTTTCCAAAAGATTACTTGTGTAAGCGGTTCGTaccgattttcttttaatttttaaatccatatttatttgatttaaaacaaacacaacGTTCACTAAATTTTTGGCGCGATTTTTTGACAGATAAATCTTGTTTCGTTTTGCTACTTGTGTAACTGATACTGCGATAAGAATACAAAATATGAtatggttttattattttaattataaataatataaaagtggaccattgttaaacaaaagtattatttttgtagtttagGACGGGTCTACTAAAAACGAACGTTATGATTGAACATCAATGTTCAAAAATTTCAACTTGTAATATTTCAGCCGAGTCCGGGCTTTCGATACATTTGTTACTTTGCACTGTTGCTATTTAGGAGAATTGATATTAACGATTAAggttaacaaaatttattggattttctattttataatagactAGATCTTTACAAAATGTGATAACGTGACGTGTCATTCACgcgcttttataaaaattctttgaaCGGTTGTCAAATGGACAATATAATTCTTCTGTCATTTTATCTGACAGGATAGAAGTATCGTGTTGTgggctttaaaaataaattaagtaaaatcaaattttacatattttaatgaattgatttgtataaaagatttataagaaaatgcgCGCcctgtttattaatatttaaaaacacattttgttGTACGCAGCGACAAAatctgaaataattttcagaaACATGGTTTCAACTAAGATGCAGTCGTCATTAGACGATTTAGTACAATATACTCAACTATTCAAGCCAATAGCAACGGTTTTGCAAGGAACTATATTGCCTTTCTTAGTAATATATCCAgtggtattttatttttgggtcGTCGTTTATGGTTTCGAAGAAAATTTTGAGGCAGGTTTTGTGACTGTTGCAGCAGTAGCAATTATACAAATTCTTATTTGCCTGTGCTGTTATTGGAGTGTTCACATACAATGCTTCTTATCTTGTACAGCcgtaagtaatatttattttcaaaataaccccaacataaaatagttatagTAAATAGATAGTTGATAttgattacgttttttttaaggtaaaaGATCCCATACAAGCTGAAATTGTAAAAGTTGTCCCAACATCTAATAATGGGTTCGCGGAAATTGTAAAACTTCATCATACAAAGGTAAGTTGATCATAGTCaacaagttatttaatttatttaaaattttttcatgttaaattaattatttataattaaatggaataatttttattatttttactttgattttaGTCAACTATAAAAGGCAGTCTTAATCCCGATGTTTggtttatatttcaaaaaagtaaatatgtttACGACTGGGAAAAGGAAATTTTCCACACAATTGCATTTCCTgctaacaaaaaatatgaagaCTATATGGAATCTAAAGGGTATCTGGATGATGAATCTATTGATATTGCGGAAAAAACTTATGGCAAAAACGAAATGATAATGgtaaagttataaatctttataagtcttaaaaacattaattatcatttttatttgaactacTGGAATCCTCCTCCTTTCTCCTCGGCgcaatttctttataataatgactttcattgattttgtatttgttgttttttacacaaaacataaaacacgATTTTCTTCATAAATAACTGGATGCCTAATGCCAAGATTTAGTAGGGTTAATTTGTTGTAGTTtgccttttaaattattttacccttaaatattaaatacctatggaattagtaaaaatttgaTAATGTTGTAGCATCTTTAATAGATATATTATTTCAGGTTGTGCCAGAATTTATGGAATTATTCAAAGAAAGAGCAACAGCACCATTCTTCGTATTTCAAGTATTCTGTGTAGCTCTTTGGTGTTTGGATAAATATTGGTATTATTCTATATTTACACTTGTGATGCTTGTAATGTTTGAATGTACTTTGGTCCAGCAACAACTAAGAAATATGgctgaaataag
Proteins encoded in this window:
- the LOC106714230 gene encoding DNA primase large subunit; the encoded protein is MDLKIKRKSVRTAYTSNLLESYPHDLQMYKIPPVEDIRLQEFETLALERLTLLRCLATATTLKGLRVYSDEWKDFIINELRTQGLKYYANLCDMSGCGTNESDLLARRKDHIGHFILRLAYCRTEELRRWFVARELELFKMRFMTMSPKAVEEFFKINQLCYTSISDEEKNELMPYLRESTMHQKIDSLKFYKVKFYEVLDLVKARKVYIQGGYAYIPDKDFISVLSAQYRIHLKQSLAIAYHHLGEIEQDERLVGLLKGLHQSYSGNDYSETKVTIPIESLDSLAVKSFPMCMRQLHEQLRLSHHLKHSGRLQYGLFLKGIGVTLEDSLRFWRDEFTKIMELDKFEKQYAYNIRYNYGKEGSKRNYSAFNCLKIINNNVGPGDCHGCPYRHCDPSNLKNRLKGYGIENQALNDIVEMAKKGHYQIACSKYFDAAHNTDLGLGINHPNQYFEESQKLLNVGNKVEIKKETKIVKKEKTNTFEEMDFDEISE